In a single window of the Acetivibrio cellulolyticus CD2 genome:
- the rpoD gene encoding RNA polymerase sigma factor RpoD: protein MIGGAVVKPNNDTRKAILLELIDKGKQKGMLTYKEIMDAFEEIEIEPEHIEKVYETLENMGIDIVGDIEAEMEEIQLTEEDLDISIPEGISIDDPVRMYLKEIGKVPLLSADEEIQLAQKMEKGDSESKRRLAEANLRLVVSIAKRYVGRGMLFLDLIQEGNLGLIKAVEKFDYRKGYKFSTYATWWIRQAITRAIADQARTIRIPVHMVETINKLIRVSRQLLQELGKEPQPEEIAKEMNMPVEKVREIMKISQEPVSLETPIGEEEDSHLGDFIPDDDAPAPSEAAAFTLLKEQLIDVLDTLTPREEKVLRLRFGLDDGRARTLEEVGKEFNVTRERIRQIEAKALRKLRHPSRSKKLKDYLD, encoded by the coding sequence ATGATCGGAGGGGCAGTAGTGAAACCCAACAATGATACTAGAAAAGCAATTTTATTGGAATTGATTGATAAAGGCAAGCAAAAAGGCATGCTTACCTATAAGGAAATAATGGATGCCTTTGAGGAGATTGAGATTGAGCCTGAACACATAGAAAAAGTTTATGAAACCCTGGAGAACATGGGGATAGATATTGTAGGTGATATCGAGGCAGAGATGGAGGAAATCCAGCTCACAGAGGAAGACCTTGATATTTCTATTCCTGAAGGGATCAGTATTGATGACCCTGTCAGGATGTATCTTAAAGAAATCGGAAAGGTGCCTTTGCTCAGCGCAGATGAGGAAATCCAGCTTGCGCAGAAGATGGAAAAGGGCGATTCCGAATCAAAGAGAAGACTGGCTGAAGCGAACTTAAGGCTTGTTGTAAGTATAGCTAAAAGGTATGTAGGAAGAGGAATGTTGTTCCTTGATTTAATACAGGAAGGTAATCTTGGTTTGATCAAGGCTGTTGAAAAATTTGACTACCGTAAGGGGTATAAGTTTAGTACCTATGCTACATGGTGGATTAGACAGGCTATTACCCGGGCAATAGCTGATCAGGCCAGAACTATAAGAATTCCTGTTCATATGGTTGAGACAATAAACAAGCTTATAAGGGTATCAAGACAATTGCTTCAGGAGCTTGGTAAGGAACCGCAGCCTGAAGAAATAGCAAAAGAAATGAATATGCCTGTTGAAAAGGTCAGAGAAATAATGAAGATTTCGCAGGAGCCTGTTTCCCTTGAAACACCTATAGGTGAAGAGGAAGACAGCCATCTTGGAGATTTCATACCTGACGACGACGCTCCAGCTCCATCTGAAGCGGCTGCGTTTACTTTACTTAAAGAGCAGCTGATTGACGTTTTAGATACTTTGACACCTAGGGAAGAAAAGGTTTTAAGGCTCAGATTTGGCCTTGATGATGGAAGAGCAAGGACTTTAGAAGAGGTTGGCAAGGAATTTAATGTTACTAGGGAGAGAATCAGGCAGATAGAAGCTAAAGCATTGAGAAAGCTGAGACACCCTAGCAGAAGCAAGAAATTAAAGGATTACCTTGATTAA
- a CDS encoding ferritin family protein yields the protein MDQTNRNEVEFTTYDRLLIAWENSMEMVRDFEMYSKRIEDQKVKEVFKQFAEDEGMHASRLRELLLDYRDQKH from the coding sequence ATGGATCAAACAAACAGAAATGAAGTTGAATTTACAACATATGATAGACTACTAATTGCATGGGAAAATTCAATGGAAATGGTTAGGGATTTTGAAATGTATTCAAAAAGAATTGAAGATCAGAAGGTAAAAGAAGTTTTTAAACAGTTTGCAGAAGATGAAGGGATGCATGCAAGTAGGTTGAGGGAATTGTTATTGGACTATAGGGACCAAAAACACTAG
- a CDS encoding Crp/Fnr family transcriptional regulator, translating into MEKTLDILKKSPLFSGIAENNLSPMLNCLSIRKAVYAKDAYILSAESPVTDVGIVLSGSVNVIKEDFWGNRAILAKMKSGEIFAEAFSFALVRKLPVSVVAAEKVEILFVDFKKITTTCPSACDFHTQLIQNILKLLAQKNIMLTQKLEHIVKRTTREKLLSYLSEQAKQAGGNSFSIPFNRQELADYLSVDRSAMSNELCKLRDEGILEFSKNHFVLTKV; encoded by the coding sequence ATGGAAAAAACTTTAGATATTTTAAAAAAATCGCCACTATTTTCGGGTATTGCCGAAAACAATCTATCTCCAATGCTAAACTGCCTTTCCATCAGAAAAGCTGTTTACGCAAAGGACGCATATATTTTGTCTGCAGAAAGCCCTGTCACAGATGTCGGAATAGTGCTCTCTGGAAGTGTCAATGTAATTAAAGAAGACTTTTGGGGCAATCGTGCCATACTCGCTAAAATGAAATCAGGAGAAATATTCGCAGAAGCCTTCTCCTTTGCATTGGTACGAAAATTACCGGTAAGTGTGGTTGCTGCTGAAAAAGTTGAAATACTTTTTGTTGATTTTAAGAAAATCACTACAACTTGTCCATCGGCCTGCGATTTCCACACCCAACTTATTCAAAACATACTTAAATTACTGGCACAGAAAAACATTATGCTGACACAAAAATTGGAGCATATAGTAAAGAGGACAACAAGGGAGAAGCTGCTTTCCTATTTATCTGAACAGGCCAAACAAGCCGGTGGAAACTCCTTCAGTATTCCGTTTAATCGTCAGGAACTTGCAGATTACCTTTCCGTTGATAGAAGTGCCATGTCAAATGAACTATGCAAATTACGCGATGAAGGCATTTTAGAGTTCTCAAAAAATCATTTTGTACTAACTAAGGTATAA
- a CDS encoding ATP-binding protein, giving the protein MIRKIIKIDEEKCIGCGLCAEACHEGAIGMIDGKAKLLRDDYCDGLGDCLPACPTEAITFENREAAAYNEEAVKQNQMKKHAGNLPCGCPGTQSRQIIREAQQTCSNELPAAESQLLQWPVQIKLVPVMAPYFENANLLIAADCTAFAYGDFHNKFIKNRITLIGCPKLDDGDYSEKLTAIIKNNNIKSVTVVRMQVPCCGGIENAAKTALQNSGKFIPWQVITISTDGKIID; this is encoded by the coding sequence ATGATTAGAAAAATTATTAAAATTGATGAAGAAAAATGTATTGGATGCGGTCTTTGTGCAGAAGCATGCCATGAGGGCGCAATTGGAATGATAGATGGTAAGGCAAAACTCTTAAGGGATGACTACTGTGACGGACTTGGAGATTGTTTGCCGGCTTGCCCTACAGAAGCTATTACTTTTGAAAATCGTGAGGCAGCTGCTTACAATGAAGAAGCTGTTAAACAGAATCAAATGAAAAAACATGCCGGAAATTTGCCTTGCGGATGCCCTGGTACACAGTCCAGGCAAATTATCAGAGAGGCACAACAAACATGTTCTAATGAATTACCTGCAGCAGAGAGTCAGCTTTTACAGTGGCCTGTACAAATAAAATTGGTTCCGGTTATGGCACCGTATTTTGAAAATGCAAACCTGCTTATTGCAGCTGATTGTACTGCTTTTGCCTATGGTGATTTTCACAACAAATTCATTAAGAACAGAATTACACTGATTGGATGTCCCAAGCTGGATGACGGCGATTATTCAGAAAAGCTTACAGCTATTATTAAGAACAATAATATCAAAAGCGTAACTGTTGTCCGTATGCAGGTTCCTTGCTGTGGTGGAATTGAAAATGCTGCTAAAACGGCACTTCAGAATAGTGGAAAGTTTATTCCATGGCAGGTAATCACTATTTCTACCGATGGAAAAATTATAGATTAA
- the hcp gene encoding hydroxylamine reductase: protein MNKMFCFQCEQTAGCAGCTGNAGVCGKKADTANLQDELTGALIGLARSAAANNSKLGKTTHRVMIEGLFTTITNVNFNNETINEQIAAVKREKDALAGQCACCSSTCAKTDDYDMKDLWNDNEDIRSLKSLILFGLRGVAAYAYHAMVLGYTDEEVNDFFYKGLLAVGEDLDMNQLLPIVLKVGEINLKCMELLDRANTETYGTPVPAKVPLTVEKGPFIVISGHDLYDLYLLLEQTKDKGINIYTHGEMLPAHGYPKLNAYPHLKGNFGTAWQNQQKEFANIPAPVLFTTNCLMPVKESYADRVFTTEVVSYPEMVHIGEDKDFTPVIEKALALGGYAEDTEFTGINGGTQVITGFGHGTILSAADVVIEAVKAGAIKHFFLVGGCDGAKTGRNYYTEFVRQTPEDSVILTLACGKYRFNDLDLGQIGGLPRIMDVGQCNDAYSAIKVAVALADAFGCGVNELPLSMVLSWYEQKAVCILLTLLHLGIKNIFLGPTLPAFVSPNVLNFLVENYNISPISTPEADLEKILKAK from the coding sequence ATGAATAAAATGTTTTGTTTTCAATGTGAACAAACTGCAGGTTGTGCAGGATGCACCGGAAATGCCGGCGTTTGTGGTAAGAAGGCCGATACTGCAAATTTACAGGACGAATTGACAGGTGCACTGATTGGCCTTGCCAGATCAGCTGCCGCAAATAATAGCAAGCTGGGAAAAACTACTCACAGAGTGATGATCGAAGGTTTATTTACTACCATCACCAATGTGAACTTTAACAATGAGACAATTAATGAGCAAATTGCCGCAGTAAAGCGTGAAAAGGATGCGCTTGCCGGGCAGTGTGCATGCTGTAGTTCAACTTGCGCGAAAACAGATGATTATGATATGAAAGACCTTTGGAACGACAATGAAGATATTAGGTCGTTAAAATCTCTCATTTTATTTGGTTTGCGTGGTGTTGCCGCTTATGCCTATCATGCAATGGTGCTAGGGTATACAGATGAAGAGGTAAATGACTTTTTCTATAAAGGTTTGCTTGCTGTAGGAGAAGACCTGGATATGAATCAGCTGTTGCCTATCGTCTTAAAGGTTGGAGAGATCAACCTAAAGTGCATGGAATTGCTTGATCGTGCAAATACAGAAACATATGGCACACCTGTTCCGGCAAAGGTGCCTTTAACAGTTGAAAAAGGTCCGTTTATTGTCATAAGCGGTCATGATTTGTACGACCTGTACCTTCTTTTGGAGCAGACAAAGGATAAGGGTATCAATATCTATACCCATGGTGAAATGCTCCCGGCGCATGGCTATCCTAAGTTGAACGCATATCCGCATTTGAAAGGCAATTTCGGTACGGCATGGCAAAACCAGCAAAAAGAGTTTGCCAATATTCCTGCACCGGTTTTGTTTACAACAAATTGCCTTATGCCTGTTAAAGAAAGTTATGCAGACAGAGTTTTCACAACAGAGGTAGTGTCTTATCCTGAAATGGTACACATAGGTGAAGATAAGGACTTTACGCCGGTGATAGAAAAAGCGCTGGCCCTTGGTGGATATGCAGAGGATACAGAGTTTACAGGCATTAATGGAGGAACACAGGTAATTACCGGTTTTGGACACGGTACTATTCTTTCAGCCGCTGATGTGGTAATAGAGGCTGTAAAAGCAGGAGCAATCAAACACTTTTTCTTAGTTGGCGGCTGTGATGGTGCCAAAACAGGGAGAAATTATTATACTGAGTTTGTAAGACAAACTCCAGAAGATTCAGTTATCCTTACCCTTGCATGCGGAAAATACCGCTTTAATGATTTGGATTTGGGTCAAATTGGAGGTTTGCCTCGTATAATGGATGTTGGGCAGTGTAATGATGCCTATAGTGCAATTAAGGTTGCAGTGGCTTTAGCAGACGCCTTTGGTTGTGGAGTAAATGAGTTGCCGCTCTCTATGGTGTTGTCATGGTATGAACAAAAAGCAGTATGTATTTTGCTTACACTTTTGCACTTAGGTATCAAGAATATTTTCCTTGGACCAACACTTCCAGCGTTTGTTTCTCCAAATGTTCTGAACTTTTTGGTGGAGAATTACAATATCTCTCCAATTAGTACACCGGAAGCTGATCTTGAAAAGATACTAAAGGCAAAATAG
- a CDS encoding tRNA (adenine(22)-N(1))-methyltransferase, whose product MILKGRIKFITDMIPECTILSDIGTDHAYIPIYMVMNKRCQRAIGSDIGKGPVAVANRNVQQHGVEDRVETRLGSGLKPISEDEMDACVIAGMGGMLIREILNDDLEKAKKAKALIIQPMNYIELVREWLYGNGFYIYDEGLIKEGFRIYNVIAARWTGEVLSKDAVYYYIGEKLIQKKDPLLKKYMANRIDIIDRIIKEMSAMKDKDSMLLRDYINIRNELYALLQRID is encoded by the coding sequence ATGATATTAAAGGGAAGAATCAAATTTATTACCGATATGATACCTGAATGCACAATTCTTAGTGATATTGGTACAGATCATGCGTATATTCCTATATACATGGTTATGAATAAAAGATGTCAAAGAGCTATTGGTTCTGATATTGGTAAAGGTCCTGTTGCAGTTGCAAATAGAAACGTACAGCAGCATGGCGTGGAAGATAGAGTCGAAACAAGGCTTGGAAGCGGTCTAAAACCAATTTCCGAGGATGAGATGGATGCATGTGTTATTGCAGGCATGGGTGGAATGCTTATCCGGGAAATTCTGAATGATGACCTTGAAAAGGCGAAGAAGGCAAAGGCTTTAATTATACAGCCCATGAATTACATTGAACTTGTAAGAGAATGGCTGTATGGCAACGGATTTTATATATATGACGAAGGGTTGATAAAAGAGGGATTCAGGATATATAATGTTATTGCAGCAAGGTGGACCGGAGAAGTATTATCAAAGGATGCGGTCTATTATTACATAGGTGAAAAGCTGATTCAAAAGAAGGATCCTTTATTAAAAAAGTATATGGCTAACAGGATTGATATCATAGATAGAATTATTAAAGAGATGTCAGCTATGAAGGATAAGGATTCTATGCTTTTGAGAGATTATATAAATATCAGGAACGAACTTTATGCACTTTTACAGAGAATAGACTAA
- a CDS encoding Nif3-like dinuclear metal center hexameric protein: MAVKCGDIIRFMEEFAPPRLAEDWDNVGLMVGSREDEVKKVMVCLDVTPKVIEAASEENVDLIISHHPLIFKGLKRINREDFKGKIVMDLIQKGINVYSAHTNLDVTDGGINQYLSQVLGLKNIKNLKEYKIERLLKLVVFVPKESLDTVRDAMSKAGAGWIGNYSDCSFTTEGIGTFRPQEGTNPYIGTQGNLEKLEEYRVETVASERIIDRVVSAMISAHPYEEVAYDIYPLEIPGKEYGMGCVGEMGSAMQLDSFAEVVKNKLNAGNVRVIGNLDREIKKAAVFCGSFDNDIMGLAKSKADVLVTGDVKYHDALDMLQMGMCVIDAGHFSTERIIVPRLVEILKKKFSGVEVMSNNVEEDPFKYI, encoded by the coding sequence ATGGCTGTTAAATGCGGTGATATAATCAGGTTTATGGAAGAATTTGCGCCACCAAGGCTGGCGGAAGATTGGGATAATGTAGGACTTATGGTGGGAAGTCGTGAAGATGAAGTTAAGAAGGTAATGGTATGTCTTGATGTTACTCCGAAGGTTATTGAAGCTGCATCGGAAGAAAATGTAGATCTTATAATATCTCATCACCCTCTTATTTTCAAGGGACTAAAGAGGATCAACAGGGAAGACTTCAAGGGAAAGATTGTAATGGACTTAATCCAAAAGGGTATAAACGTATACAGCGCTCATACCAATCTTGATGTAACGGATGGAGGAATAAATCAATATTTATCTCAAGTTCTTGGATTAAAGAATATCAAGAACCTGAAAGAGTATAAAATCGAGCGTTTACTAAAGCTGGTGGTGTTTGTTCCGAAGGAAAGTCTTGATACAGTAAGGGATGCTATGAGCAAAGCAGGAGCCGGTTGGATTGGAAATTACAGCGATTGTTCTTTTACTACAGAAGGAATTGGAACGTTCAGGCCGCAAGAAGGAACAAACCCATATATAGGCACGCAAGGAAATCTTGAAAAATTAGAGGAATATAGGGTTGAAACTGTAGCCAGTGAGAGGATCATTGATAGAGTCGTAAGTGCTATGATAAGCGCTCATCCATATGAAGAGGTGGCTTATGACATATATCCGCTTGAAATTCCGGGCAAAGAGTATGGAATGGGCTGTGTGGGAGAAATGGGCAGCGCAATGCAGCTAGATAGCTTTGCCGAGGTTGTCAAAAACAAGTTGAATGCCGGGAACGTGCGTGTAATTGGAAATCTTGACAGAGAAATTAAAAAGGCTGCTGTTTTTTGCGGAAGTTTTGATAATGATATTATGGGGCTGGCAAAGTCTAAAGCTGATGTTTTGGTTACAGGGGATGTGAAGTACCATGATGCTTTAGATATGCTGCAGATGGGTATGTGTGTTATTGATGCCGGACACTTTAGTACTGAAAGGATTATAGTACCAAGACTTGTTGAGATTTTAAAGAAGAAATTTAGTGGTGTTGAGGTTATGAGTAACAATGTGGAAGAAGATCCATTTAAATATATTTGA
- a CDS encoding DUF429 domain-containing protein: MGSGRVLSEGKRSLLHALLKIKQEKKLAGEGFDNMVFLDSADNEHILSQNNVNYFIGVDVHLERFTVACMDKNLDLIFIKDSTLDELIEKLNGISVEIIAVDAPYGLNKGLMNDENYRNRLGVNSGIHYNKKVSEYELTRRGIFLYFTPSKVEEISGWKSWMGTGFKLYEELKALGYQAISSGNSKSKGFVEVFPHASFTVLAERLLETKSTDAGVEERIKVLENLGFKNLRQAVLGNKHETADKLDAIVAAYTALTVWKEDANFIGDPDEGQIAIPIKEIKEKYYKTSGSKVNSDEIEILEDTEIDLKSLIYSYKNVDAVLWLKYFTPLNNAPEIFKIIDFNKHPNLEVTAKIISDEGNMVEVKFMAMKNRVDGMKVTIEDKSILKDFWGSHGDKKDYKIIITGLCNM; this comes from the coding sequence ATGGGAAGTGGTAGAGTGCTTAGTGAGGGCAAAAGGTCTTTATTGCACGCATTGTTAAAAATAAAGCAGGAGAAGAAATTAGCAGGAGAAGGGTTTGATAACATGGTTTTCCTAGATTCTGCGGATAATGAGCATATACTGTCTCAAAATAATGTTAATTACTTTATAGGAGTTGATGTTCATCTTGAGAGGTTTACTGTCGCTTGTATGGATAAAAATTTGGACTTAATATTTATAAAGGACTCCACTCTTGACGAACTGATTGAGAAGTTAAATGGTATTTCAGTTGAGATAATTGCTGTTGATGCTCCATATGGATTAAACAAAGGATTAATGAATGATGAAAACTATAGAAACAGACTTGGAGTTAATTCAGGTATACACTACAATAAAAAAGTGAGTGAGTATGAACTGACACGAAGAGGTATTTTCTTATATTTTACTCCTAGTAAGGTGGAAGAAATATCTGGCTGGAAGAGTTGGATGGGTACAGGATTTAAATTGTATGAAGAATTAAAAGCATTAGGTTATCAGGCGATAAGTTCAGGTAACTCTAAAAGTAAAGGTTTTGTTGAAGTATTTCCACATGCATCTTTTACAGTACTTGCAGAAAGACTCCTTGAAACTAAGAGTACCGATGCAGGAGTAGAGGAAAGGATTAAGGTTCTGGAGAATTTAGGGTTTAAGAATCTTAGACAAGCGGTATTGGGAAATAAACATGAAACTGCTGATAAATTGGATGCAATTGTTGCAGCATATACCGCTTTGACAGTTTGGAAGGAAGATGCTAATTTTATTGGAGACCCAGATGAGGGGCAAATTGCAATTCCAATTAAGGAAATTAAGGAAAAATATTATAAAACTTCAGGAAGTAAAGTGAATAGTGATGAGATTGAAATTCTAGAAGATACTGAAATAGACTTAAAATCGTTGATTTATTCATATAAAAATGTTGATGCAGTGTTATGGCTGAAATATTTTACTCCACTGAATAATGCACCTGAAATATTTAAAATTATAGACTTTAACAAACACCCTAATTTAGAGGTCACAGCAAAAATTATATCTGATGAGGGAAATATGGTAGAAGTTAAATTTATGGCTATGAAAAATAGGGTTGATGGAATGAAGGTAACAATAGAAGATAAAAGTATACTTAAGGATTTTTGGGGCTCCCATGGGGACAAAAAAGATTATAAGATTATTATAACTGGTTTATGTAATATGTAA
- a CDS encoding FIG domain-containing protein, which produces MDTIKDIIFGAGKILKERYFDSFSYNDKGRFDLVSEVDLEIEEMLINGLKSINPDIFFTQRSAVIYQAVRMK; this is translated from the coding sequence ATGGATACTATTAAAGATATTATTTTTGGAGCGGGCAAAATATTAAAAGAGCGGTACTTTGACTCATTTTCCTATAATGATAAAGGAAGATTTGACTTGGTATCAGAAGTAGATTTAGAAATAGAAGAAATGCTGATAAATGGTTTAAAATCAATCAATCCAGATATTTTTTTTACTCAGAGGAGTGCGGTGATATATCAGGCAGTCAGAATGAAATGA
- a CDS encoding inositol monophosphatase family protein, whose translation MRWIIDPVDGTANFIFGIPYVNISLSLECKNRIIEAYVYNPLTDELYFSSEKNGKAFLNGKQITVSDSCEINRSLVTFGFSANIANINKYYSEWSVLFKECRKGLGVLSPALNICNVARGRTDCFIDFGSNMEGQAGAAFILKNAGGIAVNYDFSEWDYSTKGIIAVNSKLLARLKENKVVNKEV comes from the coding sequence ATGAGATGGATTATTGACCCAGTTGATGGAACAGCAAACTTTATCTTTGGAATTCCATACGTTAATATATCTTTAAGTTTAGAATGTAAAAATCGTATAATAGAGGCTTATGTTTATAATCCATTAACAGATGAATTATACTTTTCAAGCGAAAAGAACGGGAAGGCATTTCTTAATGGAAAACAAATAACGGTTTCAGACTCATGTGAAATAAACCGCTCCTTGGTTACCTTTGGGTTTAGTGCCAATATTGCCAATATAAACAAATATTATAGTGAGTGGTCGGTGCTGTTTAAAGAGTGTAGGAAGGGATTAGGAGTTTTATCTCCTGCATTAAATATCTGTAATGTAGCAAGAGGAAGGACCGATTGTTTTATTGATTTTGGAAGCAATATGGAAGGTCAGGCAGGAGCCGCATTTATACTAAAGAATGCTGGGGGTATTGCAGTTAATTATGATTTTTCAGAATGGGATTATAGCACCAAAGGAATTATAGCGGTTAACAGTAAATTGTTGGCTCGTTTAAAAGAAAACAAAGTGGTAAACAAAGAAGTTTAA
- a CDS encoding GNAT family N-acetyltransferase produces MVVLGELNPNIRSKLIELFERNQKVDLSIDSIIAEGQTGRNISIIVDNLLNPKVVQLSQGTFTMFAGDTKNEVAFELVRNLSHLYWIMPCSEEWLNLIKDVHGDKLVQSERYSFSGESIEKSHLIDLIENNPFKEMLCKIDMEMANKMAEDELNKYHFMNYNSPEHFINTGFGYCVKIDNKIVSACSSGLICKVGAEICIITHPDYREKDLATLTAAKFILNCLDNGLVPHWDAANPKSIGLAKKLGYTYVGSYNVYHI; encoded by the coding sequence ATGGTTGTGTTAGGTGAACTAAACCCAAATATAAGGTCTAAACTTATAGAACTTTTTGAAAGAAATCAAAAGGTTGATTTATCAATCGACAGTATTATTGCAGAAGGGCAAACAGGAAGAAATATTAGTATAATAGTTGATAACCTACTAAATCCTAAGGTTGTGCAACTTTCGCAAGGAACTTTTACAATGTTTGCAGGTGATACAAAAAATGAGGTTGCATTTGAATTGGTCAGGAACTTATCTCATCTATATTGGATTATGCCATGTTCGGAGGAGTGGTTGAATCTTATAAAAGATGTTCATGGAGATAAATTAGTCCAAAGTGAGAGGTATTCTTTTTCTGGGGAAAGTATAGAAAAAAGCCACCTTATAGACCTTATTGAAAATAATCCATTTAAAGAAATGCTGTGTAAAATTGATATGGAAATGGCTAACAAAATGGCTGAAGATGAATTGAATAAGTATCATTTTATGAATTACAATTCACCTGAACATTTCATAAATACTGGTTTTGGGTATTGTGTTAAAATAGATAATAAGATAGTGTCAGCGTGCAGTTCTGGGCTTATATGCAAAGTTGGAGCAGAGATATGCATTATTACACATCCTGATTATAGAGAAAAGGATTTAGCAACACTTACAGCAGCAAAGTTTATTCTGAATTGTTTGGATAATGGCCTTGTACCACATTGGGATGCTGCAAACCCAAAATCTATTGGATTAGCAAAAAAACTTGGATATACTTATGTTGGTTCGTACAATGTTTACCATATCTAA
- a CDS encoding DUF2625 family protein codes for MKEEKDMKELSELKNNSDPGWRVVEEWLLEANKPIRVLESYKKKSEEILYSLQISTRSILGAVAYQTGGIIVDNGWLRFLGSGNASFRRNLVSWNGIDMNQGGKCTRLPGSILVADDVLGGFFAMNGGAFEGKVGDIFYFAPDSLEWESLNKTYPEFLHWSITGNVQLFYEMFRWYGWDNEIKNIGYDQGVLFYPPLWSGDEPVSNRSRNNVSIAEIWDFTVDSNAGRC; via the coding sequence ATGAAAGAAGAAAAAGATATGAAAGAACTGAGTGAACTTAAAAATAATTCTGACCCAGGATGGCGAGTTGTTGAAGAATGGTTGTTAGAAGCAAATAAGCCAATAAGAGTACTTGAATCATATAAGAAAAAGAGTGAAGAGATATTATACAGTTTACAAATATCTACTCGGTCGATACTTGGAGCAGTTGCCTATCAAACGGGTGGTATAATAGTTGATAATGGGTGGCTTCGTTTCTTGGGCTCAGGTAATGCCTCTTTTAGAAGGAACCTGGTTTCTTGGAATGGAATTGATATGAATCAGGGCGGTAAGTGTACAAGGTTGCCAGGCTCTATTTTGGTGGCAGATGATGTTCTTGGGGGCTTCTTTGCTATGAATGGAGGAGCCTTTGAAGGTAAGGTCGGAGATATATTTTATTTTGCTCCTGATTCTTTGGAATGGGAATCACTAAATAAAACTTACCCAGAGTTTTTGCACTGGTCGATTACAGGCAATGTGCAATTATTTTATGAAATGTTCCGATGGTATGGATGGGATAATGAAATAAAAAATATAGGGTATGACCAGGGAGTCTTATTTTACCCGCCGCTTTGGTCTGGAGACGAACCTGTTTCTAATCGAAGCAGAAATAATGTATCTATAGCAGAAATATGGGACTTTACAGTGGATAGTAATGCAGGTAGATGTTAA
- a CDS encoding YcxB family protein: protein MKNSVSVNVKLDVQDLRKHLIEERYDNIPNKIGFYGWWIIIGVLGMLFLISCLWALIAFDNIIFIDGLLFLGFALFLYFGSSNPIKLAIYANKTMKSDKLMQKEICIILDDSGMSTSFDTSNINIEWKDIFCAKEFKSGFAIYLNKTSGQVIPKRFLTADDIYLIREILTKNIESRKLTLKKTNK, encoded by the coding sequence ATGAAAAACTCAGTTTCAGTTAATGTCAAATTAGATGTACAAGATTTACGAAAGCATTTAATAGAAGAACGTTATGATAACATACCAAACAAAATTGGTTTTTACGGATGGTGGATAATTATAGGAGTTTTAGGTATGCTTTTTTTAATTTCTTGTCTTTGGGCTTTGATTGCATTTGATAATATAATTTTTATAGATGGCCTTTTATTTTTGGGCTTTGCATTATTCTTGTACTTTGGAAGTTCTAATCCAATAAAGTTGGCTATATATGCTAATAAAACAATGAAAAGTGATAAATTAATGCAAAAAGAAATTTGTATCATATTAGATGACAGTGGTATGTCTACAAGTTTTGATACATCAAATATTAATATTGAGTGGAAGGATATTTTTTGTGCGAAAGAATTTAAAAGCGGTTTTGCAATTTATTTAAATAAAACCTCTGGGCAGGTTATTCCAAAAAGGTTTTTAACAGCCGATGATATTTACTTAATACGAGAAATACTGACAAAAAATATTGAAAGCAGAAAACTTACTCTTAAAAAAACAAATAAATGA